One part of the Vitis riparia cultivar Riparia Gloire de Montpellier isolate 1030 chromosome 8, EGFV_Vit.rip_1.0, whole genome shotgun sequence genome encodes these proteins:
- the LOC117919758 gene encoding serine carboxypeptidase-like 45 isoform X2 translates to MQTQSWMMILAAVCAALVHFCSSAVESHSAQADQISSLPGQPRVSFQQFSGYITIDEKQDRSFFYYFVEAENDTTALKPLVVWFSGGPGCSSVGGGAFAQHGPFRPSGDILLTNKYSWNREANMLYPESPAGTGFSYSANTSFYTNLNDEITARDNLVFLKNWFIKFPQYKNSELFIAGESYAGHFVPQLAQLILESRVKFNLKGILMGDPLMDFDTNYNSVPHFYWSHGLISDSTYNLFSSKCNYSRMNREQTSGSLSPACLAVRSQYSQEVGDSVDRFDVTLNSCLPSVDPQPQVTENVDVCIGDEVNKYLNREDVQKSLHARLVGVANWSMCSGGDQDSVIPLFGTRTLVDGLAKELRLNTTVPYRNWFEGEQVGGWTQVYGDILSFATVRGGSHTVPGTQPARALVLFTAFLKGQPPPAE, encoded by the exons ATGCAAACCCAGTCTTGGATGATGATCCTGGCTGCAGTATGTGCAGCTCTGGTTCACTTCTGTTCATCAGCAGTGGAGTCCCACTCTGCCCAGGCTGATCAAATCAGTAGTTTGCCGGGACAACCCCGAGTCAGCTTTCAACAATTTTCGGGATACATAACCATAGATGAAAAGCAGGACAGATCTTTCTTTTACTACTTTGTTGAAGCGGAAAATGACACAACTGCTTTGAAGCCTCTGGTTGTCTGGTTCAGTGGAG GACCTGGTTGCTCCTCCGTGGGAGGTGGAGCTTTCGCCCAACATGGCCCTTTTAGACCCAGTGGAGATATCCTACTCACCAATAAATACAGTTGGAACAGAG AAGCAAACATGTTATATCCGGAGTCACCTGCTGGAACTGGATTCTCTTATTCTGCTAATACGTCCTTCTACACCAACCTAAATGATGAGAttacag CACGAGACAATCTCGTCTTCTTGAAGAATTGGTTCATCAAATTCCCACAATACAAGAACAGCGAATTGTTCATAGCTGGAGAGAGTTATGCTG gTCACTTTGTTCCACAACTTGCCCAACTCATTCTTGAGTCCCGCGTGAAGTTCAATTTGAAAGGAATCCTT ATGGGAGATCCTCTTATGGATTTCGATACTAATTACAACTCAGTCCCACATTTCTACTGGTCCCATGGCTTGATATCAGATTCTACTTACAATCTTTTCTCTTCCAAGTGCAATTATTCTCGAATGAACAGAGAGCAGACATCTGGTTCTTTATCACCTGCTTGTTTAGCTGTACGAAGCCAATATTCACAAGAAGTTGGTGACTCTGTTGACCGGTTTGATGTCACTCTTAACTCCTGCTTACCATCTGTCGATCCACAACCG CAAGTCACAGAGAATGTGGATGTTTGTATAGGAGACGAAGtaaacaagtatttgaataGGGAAGATGTGCAGAAATCTCTCCATGCTAGATTAGTTGGAGTCGCCAACTGGAGTATGTGCAGCGG TGGAGATCAAGATTCAGTAATCCCACTATTTGGAACTCGGACTCTGGTGGATGGATTGGCGAAGGAGTTGAGACTGAATACAACTGTACCTTACAGAAATTGGTTTGAGGGAGAACAG GTTGGTGGATGGACGCAAGTTTATGGTGACATCCTATCCTTTGCCACCGTGAGAGGAGGGTCACATACAGTGCCGGGTACACAACCAGCCAGAGCACTAGTTCTGTTCACTGCATTTCTAAAAGGACAACCCCCACCAGCTGAATGA
- the LOC117919758 gene encoding serine carboxypeptidase-like 45 isoform X1, which yields MQTQSWMMILAAVCAALVHFCSSAVESHSAQADQISSLPGQPRVSFQQFSGYITIDEKQDRSFFYYFVEAENDTTALKPLVVWFSGGPGCSSVGGGAFAQHGPFRPSGDILLTNKYSWNREANMLYPESPAGTGFSYSANTSFYTNLNDEITARDNLVFLKNWFIKFPQYKNSELFIAGESYAGHFVPQLAQLILESRVKFNLKGILMGDPLMDFDTNYNSVPHFYWSHGLISDSTYNLFSSKCNYSRMNREQTSGSLSPACLAVRSQYSQEVGDSVDRFDVTLNSCLPSVDPQPQVTENVDVCIGDEVNKYLNREDVQKSLHARLVGVANWSMCSGALRYNIKDKEITMIPVMGSLVKSGIRTFVYSGDQDSVIPLFGTRTLVDGLAKELRLNTTVPYRNWFEGEQVGGWTQVYGDILSFATVRGGSHTVPGTQPARALVLFTAFLKGQPPPAE from the exons ATGCAAACCCAGTCTTGGATGATGATCCTGGCTGCAGTATGTGCAGCTCTGGTTCACTTCTGTTCATCAGCAGTGGAGTCCCACTCTGCCCAGGCTGATCAAATCAGTAGTTTGCCGGGACAACCCCGAGTCAGCTTTCAACAATTTTCGGGATACATAACCATAGATGAAAAGCAGGACAGATCTTTCTTTTACTACTTTGTTGAAGCGGAAAATGACACAACTGCTTTGAAGCCTCTGGTTGTCTGGTTCAGTGGAG GACCTGGTTGCTCCTCCGTGGGAGGTGGAGCTTTCGCCCAACATGGCCCTTTTAGACCCAGTGGAGATATCCTACTCACCAATAAATACAGTTGGAACAGAG AAGCAAACATGTTATATCCGGAGTCACCTGCTGGAACTGGATTCTCTTATTCTGCTAATACGTCCTTCTACACCAACCTAAATGATGAGAttacag CACGAGACAATCTCGTCTTCTTGAAGAATTGGTTCATCAAATTCCCACAATACAAGAACAGCGAATTGTTCATAGCTGGAGAGAGTTATGCTG gTCACTTTGTTCCACAACTTGCCCAACTCATTCTTGAGTCCCGCGTGAAGTTCAATTTGAAAGGAATCCTT ATGGGAGATCCTCTTATGGATTTCGATACTAATTACAACTCAGTCCCACATTTCTACTGGTCCCATGGCTTGATATCAGATTCTACTTACAATCTTTTCTCTTCCAAGTGCAATTATTCTCGAATGAACAGAGAGCAGACATCTGGTTCTTTATCACCTGCTTGTTTAGCTGTACGAAGCCAATATTCACAAGAAGTTGGTGACTCTGTTGACCGGTTTGATGTCACTCTTAACTCCTGCTTACCATCTGTCGATCCACAACCG CAAGTCACAGAGAATGTGGATGTTTGTATAGGAGACGAAGtaaacaagtatttgaataGGGAAGATGTGCAGAAATCTCTCCATGCTAGATTAGTTGGAGTCGCCAACTGGAGTATGTGCAGCGG TGCTCTTAGATACAATATAAAAGACAAGGAGATAACCATGATTCCTGTCATGGGCTCCCTTGTCAAGTCCGGTATCCGGACCTTTGTTTACAG TGGAGATCAAGATTCAGTAATCCCACTATTTGGAACTCGGACTCTGGTGGATGGATTGGCGAAGGAGTTGAGACTGAATACAACTGTACCTTACAGAAATTGGTTTGAGGGAGAACAG GTTGGTGGATGGACGCAAGTTTATGGTGACATCCTATCCTTTGCCACCGTGAGAGGAGGGTCACATACAGTGCCGGGTACACAACCAGCCAGAGCACTAGTTCTGTTCACTGCATTTCTAAAAGGACAACCCCCACCAGCTGAATGA